The following DNA comes from Thermococcus piezophilus.
CTGGAATAGCGAGTGGCCTGCTCGGCGTCGGCGGAGGGATAATCAACGTGCCCTTTCTGACGTGGCTCGGTCTCCCGATACACTACGCGGTGGCCACTTCCAGCTTCGCCATAGTCTTCACCGCCACGGCTGGTGCCATAAAGCACTACACCCTCGGAAACGTTGAGCTCCACTGGCTCGTTCTCCTCATTCCTGGCTTGATAGTCGGCGCCCAGCTCGGGGCAAGGATTGCCAAGAGAACCAAGGCGAAGAACCTGAAGAACGCCTTCGCGGTCGTCATGGCTCTGCTTGCCCTGAGGATGATTCTGAAGGGGCTGGGTTATCCTGTGCCGTGAGGTCTCTCTTCTCTTTCTCCTCTGATTTTCTGTAGAGCAGATAGATAGTCACAGCAATGGCCGTCAGAACGGCCTCTGCTATAATCAGTGGCCTGTCGTGTGAGTAGTAAGCTTTTCCCGTGAGAACCCACGGAAGGCTCGGTAAGAAGAGGTAAAGGACCATCGACGCCATCAGGAAGGAAACCACAATGAAATCAAAGAAGCTGAAATTCGGATTGACCTCATCGAGTGCCAGCACATTTGCCCGATAGCCTACCACTGCGATAGAAATCAGAAGGAGTGCGTGGAGGGTCAAGCTGATGCTCCCTATCTTTTCTCTCCTCAAAAGGCCATACAAGAAAACGAAAACCGAGACTCCAAAGGCTGCTTCCATCTACGCGCCTAAATCCATGTAGAAGCAGTAGAGAGCGTCCCAGTTGGCCACACCTATCGCTCCCGGCTGAGTAACTATCAGAACGAGAACAGCAATGAGCCAGAATCTGAGAACCTCACGTTTCAATGCCCGCCACCAAAAATAATTTGCATATAAATCATTAAAGCGTTTTTCAAGAGACTGGGGCTCAGGTTTATTGGTCAGGCCCTCCATATTAGACTGGTGGGAAAAAGAAAGGGCTCTTCGAGAAGGTAAAGGCTGAATACGGTGTTGAAATCCACGACGAGAGTGATATGACCAATGCTTGGAAGCTCATAGAGACACTTGAGGAGAAGGGCTGGGTGATTTACAGCATAACATGTAGGGGACGGAAGCTGTATTACTGCTCTGTATATAAGAAAGCTCGAGAAGAATGGAACGGTGTGAAAAGCGCTTTTCATAGAGTTCCTAAAATAGGTTGAGCTCGCATTAACGAGTGGTGATGCCCATGGCAGGCACGAAGTGGGGAGCACTTGCCCTCGTCCTGCTGTTGCTTGGAAGCGTCATTCCACTGAGCATGGCCGAAGACAACGCTACTGCAAGCGATGCAACCCTTCTGAACAACGGCACCAGTGAGATGTGATAGCGGAGCAGCTCATCAACCAGCTTGCGGAGGATAGGATGGAACCTATTAAGGACAAGCTGCCTGAGAATTCCAGCATATTGGCCAACTACGAAACCGCAGAGGAATATAAGGACAGGGATATCAGTGAATACGAGGCTGGCGATTACTCCAACTCAATCATGGACAGTCTGATGGCGATGCATTACTACAAGCTCGCCCTCTCGAGGCTTCAGGAAGCGGCAGATAGGGTTCAGGATTTCAGGGAGCGCATCAGGATCGAGACTGAGATGATGGAATACTTCCAGATGGTCGAGAAGACCATCAGGTTCGCCCAGAACCAGGGGGTCGACGTGAGAAACCTAACTCAGCTTTACAACGAGACCAAAGAGGCGTACAAACTCGTTCTCGATGATCTGAAGGCCGGGGACATAGAAAGGGCCAAGGCTGACTACGAAGTTGCGCTGGAGAAGAAGGCCCTACTCAATGAGGAACTGGGGAAGGTTCGCGAGGAGCTCGCCTATGCTAACGCAGATAAGATAGTTCAGGAGTTCCTCATCAAGGGCGAGAAAGGAATAGAAATTGCCCAGCAGGCAATTGAGAAGGCCCAGAAGAACGGCTACGACACCACTGAACTCCAGGAGAGACTCAACGTTTTCCTTGCCGTGTACGACGAAGTGAAGGCCCTTACCGACGAGGGCAGGTGGGAGGAGGCCCTCAAAGTAATGGACGAAAACAAGGAGACCATCAGAGAATTCCAAAAAGCTGCTGAGTTCATCAGAATGAAGGTCTACGAAAGGGAGCTCGAGGAGAAGCTCAAGGACGTGAGAGCGTCCCTTATGGAGATGGAGAACAGGATTGAAAAGGATGCCAAGGCGCTGGCCGAGCTCATGAGGGAGGGCGTGGACACCACCTCTGCGGAGATTCAGCTGAAAGTCGTGGTGCAGGAGCTTAGGATCGGCGTTGAACTCCTTAAGGACAGGAAGCCGCTCCAGGCCAAGGCTCATTTCGCAATAGCCCTGAATATGCTCCACAATGTCGACGAGTGTATCCTTGCCCATTCATATGACCCTTTCCCTTTTCATTTGATTTGGAAGGATGCTTAAATGGAGAGGAAGTCGCTCGTGATATTCATGATAACGGCTCTTATTCTCGTTCCGGTGGTTGGTGGAGAGTATACCGTCTCGTCTCTGGTTCTGACCGTCTACGAGGACGGCTACGTTAAGGTTGAATGCGAGCTCCTTCCCGCTGATTACGCCTCTCAAATTGAGGTTTCCTCTTCGGAGAGCATTATGAGAACCTCTTTGTAGAGAATGAGGACAGGAACCCCCTGAACTTCCGGCTAGATAACGGCAGCCTTTTGATGTACCCAGAGGATGCCCAGGTCGTCAGGGTCTCATATTACACCCCCGACTTAACATCCAAGGATGGCATTGTCTGGACGCTCAAGGTTTCGTCTGAGAGCCCTTTCACCGTGGTTCTCCCGGAGAACTACATAGTGGTTGACCTGAGCGACATCCCCCTCGAGATAAACGGCAACTCAATCGTCATGCCTGCGGGCAATCAGACGGTTTCCTATGTTCTGGAATATCTGCCAGTTGGGACAGAAACGGCCCAGACACAGACTACCCAGTCCATCTCGGAAACATCTGCCTCTGAAAGTTTCGTTAACTCCACCGCACCCTCAACCACTGGCTCGTCAACTGAAACCCCCTCGGGTGGCTCCACCAGCTGGGCAACGATTGGAATACTCGCTCTCTTTGCCCTCTCCATAGGCGGCTTCATATACCTGAAGAGTGGTAAGGAAGAGAGCGGATTGGCACCAAGCATCAGCAGGGAGGACTTTGAAAAGAGGCTCACGGAGTACGACTTGACAAAGGATGAGGAAAAAGCACTGCTTTATCTTTTCGACAGAGGCGGAAAGGCAAGGCAGTCCGAGGTCAGGGAGACGCTCGGAATCCCAAAGACAACTGCCTGGAGAATGTTCCAGAGGCTCGAAAAGCAGGGCCTTGTGCGGGTCTACAAGAAGAAGAGGGAAAACTGGGTGGAGCTCAGGCTCTGAGCTCCCATCACCTTATTCTTGCCCCGAGCTTTACCTCCTTGTCCGGCATAAGCAGGGCAACGTTCTCGCCGTCGTCCGCTGCCAGCAGCATTCCCTGGCTCTCTATTCCCCTGAGCTTCTTGGGCTCGAGGTTGGCTATGATAACGACGTAGCGGTTGAGGAGGTCGTCCTTGCTGTAGTACTTCTTGAGTCCAGCGACGAGCTGCCTGACCTCGTCACCAAGGTCAACCTTTACCACGTAGAGCTTGTCGGCGTTCGGGTGGTCCTGCACATCAACAATCTTTCCAACCCTCAAGTCGAGCTTCACAAAGTCCTCGAACTTGACGTACTCCACTTTTCCACCCTCCTTTTTCTTCTCCTTTTTGGCCTTTTTCTCAAGCCTCTCACCGTATATGTTCTTAAGGATTGCCATGACCTCATCTCTACGCTTCTCACCGAACCTCTCGAGGGCAACCTTGACGACATCGTCCGTCCTGTAGTACTTGTCGAGGAGCAACCTTGCGCTCTCAGGATTGCCCCTGGCTATGTAGTTTACGATGAAGAATATTATGTCCTCATCGGTGACCTTCCTGAAGAGAATCTCGGCCTTTCTAACTCTGTGGCCAGCTGGAATCTCAGTGAACTCCCAGCGCTTGGTCTCCTCGAGGTTGAGAAGGTGCCATATCTTCTCGCTCGCATCCGGAAGGAACGGCTCCAGGAGTATTCCAAGGGTCTTGACGATCTGGAGCGAGACATTAACAGTTGTTGCCGTCCTCTCGCGGTCTTCCTTGGCAGTCTTCCATGGCTTCTGGTAGTCGAAGTAGCGGTTGCCGAAGATTGCCAGCCCCATTACGCGCCTGAGAGCATCTTTGAAGCGGTACTGACTTATCAGCTCACCTGTTTCTCTGAAAGTAGCTTCAATCTCCTCGAAGGCCTGCCTGTCCAAATCATCAAGCTCGCCCCTTTCAGGAACGACCCCGTTGAAGTAGCGGTTGACGAAGGTCAAAGCCCTGTGCACAAAGTTTCCGAGGTTGTTCACCAGCTCCTCGTTAATCTTTGTCTTGAAGTCGGCGAAGCTGAAGTCGCTGTCCCTCGTCTCGGGCATTATGGCGGTGAGGTAATAGCGGAGGTAGTCAGCCGGGAAGGCGTCGAGGAACTCGTGCACCCAGATGGCCCAGTTCCTGCTCGTTGAGAACTTCTTGCCTTCCAGGTTGAGGTACTCATTGGCTGGGATGTCGTACGGAAGGAGCCACTCTGCCTCAGCCTCTTCGTCCTTATACCTGCCGTAGGCCATCAGGAAAGCCGGCCAGAATATCGCGTGGAAGGGTATGTTGTCCTTGCCGATAAAGTGGATGACCTTTGTTTGTCCGTCAAGGTTGAGCCAGAACTTCTTCCACTCATTCTCTCTGCCTTCCCTCTTAAGGTGCTCGACGGTTATGCTGATGTACCCTATCGGTGCTTCAAACCATACGTAGAGAACCTTGCCCTTGACGTCCTCATCGTCGAGCGGCACTGGAATGCCCCAGTTCAAGTCCCTCGTTATGGCCCTCTCCTCAAGGCCCTCCTCAATCCAGCCGAGGACGGTGTTTCTGACGTTCGGCTTCCAGTGCTCCTGGCTCTGCACCCACTCTTTCAGCTTTTCTGAGAAGTTCTGCATTTTTATGTAATAGTGAGCAGAGTCCTTGAAGGTTATTGGATTGCCACAGATGTTGCAGCGCGGGTTTATGAGCTCTTCCGGCGTGAGGGGGTGGCCGCAGACCTCACACTGGTCGCCCCTCTGGTTCTCGGCACCGCAGTGGGGGCACGTGCCGATAACGTACCTGTCCGGGAGAAACATCTTGTCGTGCTCACAGTAGGCCTGCTTGCTCACCTTTTTAACGAGGTGGCCGTTTTCGAGGGCCTTTAGGAAGAACTCCTGGCTTATACTGTAGTGGACTGGCAGTTCAGTTCTGCCAAAGTAGTCGAAGCTTATCTTGGCTCTCTCTAAGGTCGTCTTGATGTGCTCGTGGTAGTAGTCGACTATCTCCATCGGGCTTCTCCCCTCTTTGAGCGCTCGGAAGGTTATTGGTGTCCCGTGTTCATCGGTTCCGCTGATGAAAATCACTTCCTCACCCTTGAGCCTCAGATAGCGGACGAATATGTCCGCAGGCAGATATGCTCCAGCAAGGTGTCCAGCATGAATCGGCCCGTTGGCGTATGGAAGAGCGGAAGTCACCATGTACCTGACCATTTTAACCACCCCCACACCGTCGTTTTAGCTCCTTATAAGACCTGCGGGTTTTAAGCATTACGATAGGTTATTTTTAAAGGCCAGAAATATGTTGAGTTATACATAAATCAATCCCAAAGGTTTTAGAGTATTGGCGCTAATTTGGGTTCCGGATGGTACGAAAGTCAGGGTGAGCAAAATGAAGTCCTGCATCGTCGAGCGTTTCAAATTTGAGGCGGCCCATGCCGTTATCATAGACGAAAAGCCCGAGGAGATACACGGCCACACTTTCTGGCTTGAGGTTGCTGTTGAGGGCCCGCTGAGGAACGGCTACGTCACGGACTTCCTTGAGCTGAGAAGAACAGTCGGTGAAATAATCGAGAGGCTTGACCACAGGAATCTCAATACCCTCTTTGAGAACCCGACGACTGAGAACGTCGCCCTCTGGATAGCGGAAGAGGTTAAAAAGAAGCTCCCCAAGGGCGTCAGGCTCCGGAGGATAGTCCTCTGGGAGGGAGAGGAGAATGGAGTGGAGCTCGAGTTTTAGGCCTTTTTAGTTTTCAGTTTACTAACGCTCTCCGCCATAGTCACTCCGTTTGAACTCTCGAAGGAGAGCTTTTCCGGCAGGGAAATTTTGACTGGAATCGCTTTTTCTTTCTCCTCACTCAGGCTCCAGCTTATCAAGTCCCCTTCCCCAATCTCCAGGGTCCTTATCATCCCCACTGGACCTTCGATTATGTACTTGGCGGCCTTTTTGGGAGCATAGACTCGCCACTTTCTGGCGGTCTTGAAATCCACCACCCGACAAGAAGAGTCGAGCCAGATTACGTCGATGTCGCTCAGCATGAAAAACATATGAATTGAAGCGTTTACCCGGGTTTCAGCGGGCAGGACGAAGACGAGAGCGTAATTGACGTTTCTAACCAGCATCAACCCCTTAAACCGCTTGAAGAACGTATCTGCTAGCTCTACCCTCCCGTGCCAGACCTTTCTTTTACTCTCGTTTACCAGCATAGACTCAACTCTCCGGCCGGATTGATAAGATTTTTGGGAAAATGTGGGAGAAAAGACGGGCTCAAAGCTTGCCTTTTTTAGCCTTCTCGCCGATCTCGACGCCCCTGCGGAATGCTTTGAGGTTGATTTCCTCTGTGCCCTTCGGAACCGCATCGAGAACGGCCTTTTCTATAGCCTCCCTGCTCACGACGTCGGTCAAAGCGACCAGCAGGCCAAGGGTGAGAATGTTCATGGTAAGGCTGAGGCCGGTAGTTTCTTCGGCTATCTTAGTCAGTGGGCAGGCGTAAACCTTCAGCTTTTTCTCGAACTCTTCATCTCTGTGCGGCACGAGCTCGCTCTCGACTATTACAACGGCACCCTCCTTAACGGTTTTCAGGTACTTGTTGTAGGCCTCCTGGGAGAAGAAGACCGCGTAATCGGGGTGAAGCGTCTTTGGATAATCAATCGGCTCATCGCTTATGACTACCTCAGCTTTGCTCGCGCCTCCCCGTGACTCCGGTCCATATGCCTGGGTCTGCACCGCATAGAGGTTCCCGTAAACGGCCGCGGCTCTTCCAAGGATGACGCTGGCCAGTATGACACCCTGACCTCCAAACCCGCTGAAAAGGACTTCTGTCCTCATTCTTCCCACCCCATCATTCTCTTGGCCCTCTTCTTGTACTCCTCGTACTCCCTAATCAGACCAGGCCTATCCCTGTCCACGAACTCGCCGATGACTATCTTGCCTTCAAGCTCCTCTGGCGACATGTTCTTGGCCTTGCTTATTGGCACGGTTATCTTCTGGTACCATCTAAGCAATTCTGGGGCCGTCTTCATCCTGTTCCTCCTTCCGAAGCTTATCGGACACGGTGAGAGGAATTCCACCAGGGTGAAGCCCTCCTTCTTGAGTGCCTTCTTGATGCTGTTGATTCCCTGGAGGTAGTTGAAGACGCTCCACCGGGCCACGTAGTTGGCACCGGCTGAAACGGCGAGATCTGCTATATCAAAGGGGTTCTCAAACTGACCGTATGGCGCGGTGGTTCCGCGGAGGCCCTTCAGAGCAGTTGGAGCCACTTGACCGCCGGTCATCCCGTAGGTGAAGTTGTTGATTAGTATCACGGTGATGTCGAGGTTTCTCCTTATGGCGTGGATGAAGTGGTTTCCTCCGATAGCCGCCGCATCGCCGTCTCCCATGAAGGCGATTATCTTGAGGTCGGGATTTGCGAGCTTTATACCTGTGGCAAAGGCTAAGGCCCTTCCATGGGTCGTGTGCAGGCCGTCGAAGTTGACAAAGCCAGGAACACGCGAAGAACAGCCTATGCCGCTCACCCAGACTATCTCGTCGGGGTTGAGGCCGAGGTCATCTATAGCCCTGAGCGTGTACTGTAAAGCCGAGCCTATTCCACAGCCCGGACAGAAGATGGTCGGCAGCATGTCCTTGCGCAGGTATTTATCGCGAATCTCGTAAGCGGACGTAAGGTACATTCAGCTCACCACCCTCTCAACTATCTCCATCGGCGTGTGAACCTCGCCGCCTATCTTGCTTATGAGCTTGACCTCGGCTTTCCCGTTGGCACCTTCCCTGACGAGGTGGTAAAGCTGTCCAAGGTTCATCTCCGGCACGTATATCTTCTCGACCCTCTCGGCGAGTTCTTCAATCATGTCGAAGTCGAAGGGCCATATTGTGTTGAGCTTGAGCATGCCGGCTTTGATGCCCCTCTCGCGCAGTATCTTGACGGCCCTAATCGCGGAACGGGCGACTATCCCGGTGGACACTATTGCTATCTCGGCGTCTTCCATGCCACGGGTCTCGTAGGAAACGATGTCGGCTTTGTTTCTCTCGAGCTTTTCAACGATCCTCTTGATGAGCCTCTCGTGCACCTTGGCATCAACCGTCTTCGGCCTTCCGCGCTCGTCGTGGGTCAGGCCTGTAACGTAGGTGCGGTAGCCCTTTCCGAATACCGGCATCGGTGGAATGCCATCGCCGTGAATGTCACCAAAAGGATACTTGGCCTCCTCCTCGTTGGCGGGAAGCTTTCTCTCAACGATCTCAATCTCCTCGGGTAGGGGAATGTAAACCCTCTCACGCATGTGGGCAATCTCGGCGTCGGTGAGAAGGACGACGGGCGTGCGGTACTTCTCGGCAAGGTTGAATGCCCTTATTGTCATGTCGAATGCTTCTTGAATCGTCGATGGACTGAGAACGATAAGGCTGTGGTCTCCGTGGGTGCCCCATATGGCCTGCATTATATCCCCCTGTGCAGCTAACGTCGGCTGCCCCGTGCTTGGCCCTCCCCTCTGGACGTCGACAACAACCACTGGGGTTTCAGTCATGATCGCGTATCCTATGTTCTCCTGCATGAGGCTGAATCCCGGACCAGAAGTTGCCGTCATGGCCTTGGCACCGGCCCATGAGGCCCCGATTATTGCCGCCATACTAGCCAGCTCGTCCTCCATCTGTATGGAAACGCCGTCAACGAGGGGCATGTATAATGCCATCGCCTCGAAAATCTCGCTCGCGGGAGTTATCGGGTAGCCAGCGTAAAAGCGACAGCCCGCCAAGATAGCCGCCCTTGCTATGGCTTCATCACCCTGGATGAAGTCGCTCTTGCCAACGGGAAAGGGGTATCTCATTTCAATCCCTCCTCATAACCAACATTGAAGGCTCTGAGGTTTATCTCCTCGGTTCCCTTGGGAACGCGCCTTCTAATGGCTTCTTCAACGCTCTCCGTCTTAACCACTCCCGTCTTAGCAACCAGATAGCCCAAGGCCACCATATTGACCGTCAAAGCTAGTCCTGTATTTTCCTCCGCCAGGCGGGTGAAGGGCGCGCCTGTGTACTCTCCATCGGGCTTCACAAGGTCAGTGTCGATTATCAGCAGGCCATCTTCCTTCAGTTCGTCTTTAACAGTGTCGTAGCCAAGCTGATGTAAAGCCACCAAAACATCCGCCTTGGTGACCACCAGGTCGTAAATCGGCTCCTTTGAGACTATGACATCCGCTATACTGTGGCCGCCTCTGCTTGCGGAGCTGTAGTCCTGGGTCTGCAAAACGTTAAGCCCCTCAATCGCCGCGGCCTCGCCGAGGATGACGCCGGCAAGGACCACTCCCTGGCCACCTATACCGGCGAAACGAATCTGCATGGCTCTCACTCCTCCCTAAGGCCGAAATGTTCTTGGACATCATCAATCAGCTTGTTAAGCTCCTCCGTGAACTCTGGTCTCTCCCGATTCACGAGCTCCCCGATGACGAACTTGCCTTCAAGCTCCTCTGGAGACATGTTCCTGGCCTTACTTATCGGCACAGAGTCCTTGAGGAACCAGCGGAGCATGTCGGCCGGTTCCTTCATCCTGTTCCTTCTTCCGAACTGGACTGGACACTGGGAGATGACCTCCACGAGGGAGAAGCCCTTCACGGTCAGGGCCTTCTTGATGCTCTCGATGAGCTGGTAAACATGAGCGGTTGTCCACCTTGCCACATAGCTCGCTCCAGCCGCCGCTACCGTCTCGGAAATCTGGAGCGGGTGCTCTATGTTTCTGTATGGGGAAGTGGTAGTTCTCGCTCCAAAGGGCGTCGTCGGGGCAACTTGGCCGCCGGTCATTCCGTAGATGAAGTTGTTCACGAGGATGACCGTTATGTCGATATTCCTCCTCGCGGCATGGATGAGGTGGTTTCCCCCGATGCTGGCTAGATCACCGTCGCCGCTTATGACGACGACCTTCTTGTCCGGCAGGCCGACCTTAACACCAGTTGCGAAGGCTATGGCCCTTCCGTGGGTGGTGTGAAGCGTGTCGGCCAAGAAATAGGGCGAGGCTATCCACGCAGAGCAGCCGATACCGCTCACAACCACCAAATCCCTGGGGTCTATCTTGAGCTGGTCAACGGCATTGGCAAAAGCATTGAGAACCGTTCCACCACCGCAGCCGGGGCACAGTGCTGTGGGAAGCGCCTCCTTGCGGAGGTATTTAACCCTCGGATACATGGAATAAATCTCCTTCGCCATCAGGCAACACCCCTTATCTCGCGCAGGATTTCCTCAACGGTTAATGGAACGCCGCCAACCTTGTTCACGCCCTTGAGGAGAACGTCGTCGTTGACGAAGCGCTGGACTTCGAGAATGAGCTGTCCTAGGTTCATCTCTGGAACGAGTATTGCACGGGCCTTCTTGGAAAGTTCTCTCACGCGCTCCCCCGGGAACGGGTGAACCGTCTTCGGCACGAAGAGGCCGACCTTTATTCCTTCTTCTCTGGCATTGAGAACCGCCCCGAGCGAGGGCCTGGCCGAGACGCCCCAGCTTATGACCAATATCTCAGCATCGTCGGTAAAGTGCTCATCGTACTTCTCATAAACGTGTTTATTCTGCTCTATCTTCCGGTGAATTCTTCTCACGAGTCTATCGTGAACTTCTGGGGTGTAGACATCCCTGAGGCCGTTCTCCTTGTGGGTTGAACCCGTAACATGGGTGAAGTGACCGTGGCCAAAGAGGGGCATGGGTGAGACGCCGTCGCCGTGCGGGTCTCCGAAGGGGAGCTTTGCTTCCTCCTCATTGGCCGGAAGCTTGCGGTAGGTTACTTCGACCTCTTCCGGATCGGGAATCCTTATCCGCTCCCTCGCGTGGGCACTAATGCCATCGAAGAGAACCACGACCGGTGTTCTTAGCTTCTCAGCTATGTTGAAGGCCCTGACCGTCTCCCAGAATGAATCTTCAACACTCGTCGGTGAGACGGCTATTATAGGATGGTCGCCGTGGGTTCCCCAGCGAGCCTGGAAAAAGTCCCCCTGAGCGCCCTTGGTGGCCTGGCCCGTTGATGGGCCGCTCCTCTGGACATCGACAAGAACGAGCGGAGTTTCTGTCATCACGGCATAGCCGAGGTTTTCCTGCATGAGGCTGAATCCGGGACCGGCTGTGGCGGTCATCACTTTGAATCCGGTCCACGAGGCGCCGACCATGGCGGCAATGCTCGCTATCTCGTCCTCCATCTGGAGGTAATATCCTCCCAGTTTCGGTAGTTCCTTCGCCATCGTTTCGGCTATCTCACTCGAAGGCGTGATTGGATAGCCCGCGTAGAAGCGACAGCCGGCAAAGAGGGCGCCGTAAGCGACAGCCTCATTGCCCTGCATGAAATAGTTGCCTTTTTTGTAAGGCTTTCTCAGGAGCCTGATTTGCTCAGGCTCATCACCGCGAATTATCATAGGTCATCACCTTACTGATATAGCGAAGTCGGGACAGAGCAGCTCGCAGAGCTTGCATCTGACACATTTGTCAGCAGCGGCCGGAACGGGATAGTGCACGCCCTTTTCGCTCAACTCCTTACTCCACTCAAAGACCTTCCTTGGGCACATTTCAACACAGATCCCACAACCCTTGCACAGAAAAGTATCAACATCAATTTCCACGGCGTCGGTCTTCCCGATCACGAGGTAGTTATCCCGGCTAATTTCGACATCCGCCATAATTATCACCTGCGATTTGTTAAATCCGTTTACGTATGTAAACATTTAAAGCTTTCGTGGGTGTGCATTTCTGAACATCAAAGAAGCCCGGTGGATGTTAAAAGGCAGGCGAAAAGAAGGCGTGAAACGAATTTCAAAAACGAAATCTCTTCACCACGTGAGGAGCTGCCAGTCGAGGAGCCCTTCCTCAACTATGTACCTCCACGCCTCCCTGCACACTGGTTCAAGCTTCTCGAGGTGGCCGATGTCCTGCGTTGCCGAGAACTTCTTTATCACCCTGCCAATTTTTCGGTCATGGTCGGTCAGGCAGTTGTGGGGGCCTCTCTTGGAGCCCGCTCCTACCGGGTCGCTGAGGATTCTCTTGTTGGGAAAATGCCTCTTTGCCCACAGAAGAACCTCCACGGCACTCCAGAGCCACGGCGGGCGGTATTCACTCTTCTCCCAGAGCCTCTCGTAGAGCGTGCCCTTCTGGATGTCGGTGATGTTTATCGAAAAGGTATCCGTGTAGGGCTCCGCCCGAATAATGCTCTCCTTCACGTCCTCAATCCCATCGCGCTCGCTCAGGAATATCGGCTTGAGCAGGAGGTAGGTCTTGACCTTGGCGCCAGCCTCGTGGGTTATCTCCGCCGCCCTCACGAAGTCATCGAAGGTGTTGCCCTTGTTTATGCTCACATCGGAGATATCGTCGTTTGCCGTTTCAAGGCCTATCGCTACCTCGAAGTGCTTGTCGGAGACTATGTCGACGAGCTCTTTAACCGCGTCGTAGCGGACAAGCTCGCTCCTGCTTTCGATAACTATCTCCTCAACGTTCTCCATCTGGGCCAGAAGCTCGAAGATTCTCCTCCTTGTCTCGGGTTTTAGCTCTCTGTTGTCGAGGAACGAGCCAGAGGTGAACATTCTTACCGCAAAGGGCCCCTTTTTGCCTTCTATCATCTTCAGCGCTTCCCTCACGTAGTCGACTATAGCCTCTTGGCTCCACTTGATCTTGGGTGCCGCAGTTGGATATGAGCACATGTAGCAGGCTTGGTTGATACTAAACCTGTAACAGCCTATCGTGGGGAGGATTATGAAAAGCGCCGTTCCGGGCTTTCCGGCCACGTTGTCCTCGTTCGTCCAGTAGGTCATGCTCTCACCCAACTCCGCTCGAAGTTAGGGTTTTTAAAGGTGAGGCCTTAGTCCCTAGCATGCCGAGGATACTCATAACGAACGATGATGGGATATATTCGAAGGGCCTCCTGGCCGCAGTCGAGGCAGTCAGAGACATTGGAGAAGTCTACGTCGTTGCTCCCCTCTTTCAGAGGAGCGCCAGCGGAAGGGCTATGACCCTCCACAGGCCGCTGAGGGCCAGACTGGTGGACGTTCCTGGTGCGGAAATTGCTTACGGCCTCGACGGCATGCCGGTTGACTGCGTTGTCTTTGCTCTCGCAAGGTTCACCCATTTCGACCTGGCGATAAGCGGTATCAACCTTGGCGAGAACCTGAGCACAGAGATAACAGTCTCCGGAACGGCTTCTGCTGCCATAGAAACTTC
Coding sequences within:
- a CDS encoding 2-oxoacid:acceptor oxidoreductase subunit alpha yields the protein MRYPFPVGKSDFIQGDEAIARAAILAGCRFYAGYPITPASEIFEAMALYMPLVDGVSIQMEDELASMAAIIGASWAGAKAMTATSGPGFSLMQENIGYAIMTETPVVVVDVQRGGPSTGQPTLAAQGDIMQAIWGTHGDHSLIVLSPSTIQEAFDMTIRAFNLAEKYRTPVVLLTDAEIAHMRERVYIPLPEEIEIVERKLPANEEEAKYPFGDIHGDGIPPMPVFGKGYRTYVTGLTHDERGRPKTVDAKVHERLIKRIVEKLERNKADIVSYETRGMEDAEIAIVSTGIVARSAIRAVKILRERGIKAGMLKLNTIWPFDFDMIEELAERVEKIYVPEMNLGQLYHLVREGANGKAEVKLISKIGGEVHTPMEIVERVVS
- a CDS encoding helix-turn-helix transcriptional regulator, coding for MYPEDAQVVRVSYYTPDLTSKDGIVWTLKVSSESPFTVVLPENYIVVDLSDIPLEINGNSIVMPAGNQTVSYVLEYLPVGTETAQTQTTQSISETSASESFVNSTAPSTTGSSTETPSGGSTSWATIGILALFALSIGGFIYLKSGKEESGLAPSISREDFEKRLTEYDLTKDEEKALLYLFDRGGKARQSEVRETLGIPKTTAWRMFQRLEKQGLVRVYKKKRENWVELRL
- the metG gene encoding methionine--tRNA ligase; this encodes MVRYMVTSALPYANGPIHAGHLAGAYLPADIFVRYLRLKGEEVIFISGTDEHGTPITFRALKEGRSPMEIVDYYHEHIKTTLERAKISFDYFGRTELPVHYSISQEFFLKALENGHLVKKVSKQAYCEHDKMFLPDRYVIGTCPHCGAENQRGDQCEVCGHPLTPEELINPRCNICGNPITFKDSAHYYIKMQNFSEKLKEWVQSQEHWKPNVRNTVLGWIEEGLEERAITRDLNWGIPVPLDDEDVKGKVLYVWFEAPIGYISITVEHLKREGRENEWKKFWLNLDGQTKVIHFIGKDNIPFHAIFWPAFLMAYGRYKDEEAEAEWLLPYDIPANEYLNLEGKKFSTSRNWAIWVHEFLDAFPADYLRYYLTAIMPETRDSDFSFADFKTKINEELVNNLGNFVHRALTFVNRYFNGVVPERGELDDLDRQAFEEIEATFRETGELISQYRFKDALRRVMGLAIFGNRYFDYQKPWKTAKEDRERTATTVNVSLQIVKTLGILLEPFLPDASEKIWHLLNLEETKRWEFTEIPAGHRVRKAEILFRKVTDEDIIFFIVNYIARGNPESARLLLDKYYRTDDVVKVALERFGEKRRDEVMAILKNIYGERLEKKAKKEKKKEGGKVEYVKFEDFVKLDLRVGKIVDVQDHPNADKLYVVKVDLGDEVRQLVAGLKKYYSKDDLLNRYVVIIANLEPKKLRGIESQGMLLAADDGENVALLMPDKEVKLGARIR
- a CDS encoding 2-oxoacid:ferredoxin oxidoreductase subunit gamma translates to MRTEVLFSGFGGQGVILASVILGRAAAVYGNLYAVQTQAYGPESRGGASKAEVVISDEPIDYPKTLHPDYAVFFSQEAYNKYLKTVKEGAVVIVESELVPHRDEEFEKKLKVYACPLTKIAEETTGLSLTMNILTLGLLVALTDVVSREAIEKAVLDAVPKGTEEINLKAFRRGVEIGEKAKKGKL
- a CDS encoding 2-oxoacid:ferredoxin oxidoreductase subunit beta, with translation MYLTSAYEIRDKYLRKDMLPTIFCPGCGIGSALQYTLRAIDDLGLNPDEIVWVSGIGCSSRVPGFVNFDGLHTTHGRALAFATGIKLANPDLKIIAFMGDGDAAAIGGNHFIHAIRRNLDITVILINNFTYGMTGGQVAPTALKGLRGTTAPYGQFENPFDIADLAVSAGANYVARWSVFNYLQGINSIKKALKKEGFTLVEFLSPCPISFGRRNRMKTAPELLRWYQKITVPISKAKNMSPEELEGKIVIGEFVDRDRPGLIREYEEYKKRAKRMMGWEE
- a CDS encoding 6-pyruvoyl trahydropterin synthase family protein — its product is MKSCIVERFKFEAAHAVIIDEKPEEIHGHTFWLEVAVEGPLRNGYVTDFLELRRTVGEIIERLDHRNLNTLFENPTTENVALWIAEEVKKKLPKGVRLRRIVLWEGEENGVELEF
- a CDS encoding DUF192 domain-containing protein, which produces MLVNESKRKVWHGRVELADTFFKRFKGLMLVRNVNYALVFVLPAETRVNASIHMFFMLSDIDVIWLDSSCRVVDFKTARKWRVYAPKKAAKYIIEGPVGMIRTLEIGEGDLISWSLSEEKEKAIPVKISLPEKLSFESSNGVTMAESVSKLKTKKA